CAATGGACCACCAAGCCCTTACTCGAATTTCCTTTTCTAGAGGAGTGTGTCGATTACTTGTGGCTGGTATATGTAGCCCCAAGGCGGTGGCCATACGTATAGCCATTCCAAGACATAGGTAGCCAGCGTTGGGTCGATTACTCCGCTGCAAATAATTCGCCATAATAGCTAATCCTTGCACAAGAGGCAATGTCCCTCCCTCCAATATCTGACGGTCCATCGATTGGCGTGCGATTTGATAATACCGATAGCCatgatcgtcttcttcagtTTGCGCAAGATCTAGGGCCCCCATGGCAAAGATCATGTACATGAGAACGTCTGACCCGGGTTTGACAATAGGGAGCGCACCAGTAAGCTGTGCTCGGATTGTCGGTTCGTGCACCAGCGGAGTGAGATGATCTGTTGTGCACCAATTAACCAGGTTAAATGGAGTAGAATGGTGTTGACACTTACGAAAATACCGGAAATAGCTGTCCACTAACGGTCTTGATTCCATTGATGGTGGAAGTATGACTTCTTTACTGGGTTGACTTGAGGTCCACTCTTGCGTCATACCTGACCATCCACCCATGACTAATGAACCGGAAGTGACGAATGCTCCGATTGGTGTCAGACCTTGCACAGACTTTGGCGACAACCTTCTTATGGCATTGAGAAAAGTCGCTCCTGAGGACAAGCCTAGATAGCTGGCACCTTTCCCAGAAGATCTAAGGCTCGCCATCCCTGCGTCGGACTGAATGCCGAGATTTCCTACTTGCTGATGATCGGCCGTTGGGTCGGGATCTCGATTGGTCTCCTCCTGCCACTCAAAATCCCCATCGTCTCCATCTGAAGCGGAGTGTTGACGTAGCAGGTCCGGTTCGGTCGAAGGCAGACGGGTCGGCGGGAATGATACAGCAGGTAAGATCGGTGTTAATCCAGTTCCGGGAATGTGAGGCTCGGTCAAGTGAGGTGGAGCCAAGACTGCTTGAGGTTCAATCTGATGCTGATTTGGCTCCTTCGCTGTGCCCCGAGAATGCTAGATCACCCATAGCCAGTGGTACCGCATGGACTTCTCATATGCGAACATCAACTCACTGTTCCTTCGATCAGCATGGATGCTCTAGCACGATCACCTGCATCCTTGACACCGcgattgatcatatccatatacGCATCATCGAGGGAATAGCCCTCAAAGACGGTGTTCCACAATCGCTCATAAGCTTCAATCCTATCACAACCCGCAGTATTAGCGTGACGGAAGACAACGAGATATGCTACCCACCTCTCTTCAAGTTCTGTCATTCTTGCTCGCGTCAAAGCCGATTTCACCTCCCGTTTCCCGTAAATGCAGGGTCGAGCGTCCTGCGAGCACCTCTTGCATGGTTGATGACCATCGCACCCCACCTTTCGCAGTTCTGGGACAGTCGGAAGAGGATCATCTGTCAGCTAAAAGGAAGCATATATAAGATGTGACCAAGAAATTGAGTCCAGAAAAGGCTCACTGCATTCGTCGCAAGCTGCAGCGACTTTGATGCGTTTGTTGGGACGAGAACTGTCTCCCCTATCAGTCCGTATGCCCGATTTGTTCGCGCTGATGTCCACATGAGGTGAGGTAGACCGACTATTCTCTGTCTGTGGGCGATCTCCTGTCATACGGATAAGATAAGGCTCCTGGATGTAGTACGGAGTAGAAGAGCGGAATGAAGAAAGGCTAAACATTCTAGAAACTAAAAccggaagaggatgttccGGCGATCTTGGTAAAGGCCCAAAAGGCCGAATGATTACTTACGTATTCATGCCTGTTGTTACGCCGTCAGGCGCGTTGCATTGGCCAGGTACTGAGGCCAGatctggatgaggatgttcaTTATCTCACTCCTCCGGACTATGGCACGTCACCGCTGTGGCCCCGTTCATTTCAAATTCTCAATTTTTTAGCGACAAGCTGCAGTAGGTCTATTCTAACGTTGGATCCGTTGTTCTGAAGTGCAAAGTACCCCGTAACAGCTCTGCTATCAGTGATTCCCACTTCAATATTTATTTGGAAGACTTCAAAAAAAAATCGGAGCGGTAGTCGCCGGTGATTGAATGGCTCACGTGTATCTATGAAAACCAAGTCAGTCATGGGATGAGGAATTAAGTAACTCCGCATACCAatgttcatcttctcaatATCTTGCTATTCAACGACCCGTGCTTCGGTGGAGCAATGTCGGCCTCGGGTAGAGCTTGTTTACGCTGtacatcgaagaagaggaaagtgagtgatataggGTGTGCAGCGAGTGTGTTCCATTGACGACTTCAGATTTCCAGTGTGATCATGCAAGACCTTCTTGTGCTCTATGCATGAAGGCTGGACACGCTTGCGAATATCCTACAAACCGACAGAAAAGGTGAGCAGCGTATCATCCCCAGATAAGACATACAAGATCCGAATCGACTCTTCCTGATCTGCCTTGTCTAGGGGACCAACTGCTGGAAGTTTCAGAGCATGCGAGGTTCGAGTACAGCAATTGGAAAACGCCCTGTATTTCCTTATGAGCACGAGCGATGTGCGAGCGGCGTTGGAGAAGAAGCTAGAGAATGAAAAGGTTGGTTCTCTTTGCATTCATAGATGGTCTCGCCCTTCTGACACCACTCGCAGATGGACAATCCTCTCCCTCCAGCTCCTTCCGCTTCGATTGAACGGCCCAGACTCCTTGAAACATGGAATGAAAAGCCACTGAACACCTACAAAGACTTGCTTGAGTTTGATAGGTATACTGCAACATTAGATCGTCTCGAAGAACCCTTCAGATCCCCTCCGAGTCCTGAGTACATGTATCAGCTTCCGGGCAAGTCATTCTCACACCACTTAACTCGTTTGTTATTTACGTTAACATGTGAACTGGAACAGCATCGTCGGTCGCAATCATGGATGAGATTTTGATAAACAACTCACCCATAAGGCACAGCGAACAGTCTGTCCCGCCCCAAGCAAATCTTGTACTAAGCTCCGACAATCGAAATGcaccatcacctttatcGAATCTCGATTTCCTTGCCTCAAGTGCGATTTCACTACTCCCCACACTCTCTTCGAGCCAAGCCAATGATGCTCATGATCACAACTTTGATCTGGCAACTACGGCGCGGACCCAGTCTTTCGAATATCTCCCAAGCAATGGTCAAGGTATCTCTGATTCTTTTGTGTCTCCAGGTGGCACGCAATCCCCCTCGGCCTACGCTATATCACCGAGCGCAACTCGCCATATGTCTCGCCAAGTGAACACAGAAGAGCCTAGACAAACAGCTGACCTATTCTGGTAATATGGATTACTATCATTGGTGTAGTATACTTCTATCGATAGATCGTGCAGTTTCATATTTGGGATTTTACATATGGATTATACATATGAATAGCCAGTCAATCAACAAAATGTTATATACAGGCAAGGTGTCAACGTTGTCAATCCAAGACCCTCCAAAACTCCGACAATCGTCTCTCGACCAGCAGCGTGATGCTGGATGAGGGTGGGTAGCGATCATAACACATATCTGATACCATCTTGTGCGATGTGGCCCCTTTCTGTGTCGGGCTCTTCAACCTCTAATCTATCCATTCGAGCATTTTCACGTTGTAGACACCATCTCAATACAACGCAAAAGACAACGGCGACCGCAGCCATAACGGTGTTGACAGTAAAGGCAAGCTATGGCAATTGAGTGTCAGCCTACCGTTATCAACATCTCATTTGGAGTCGGCGCACTTACGTGGTACGAAGGAGCAGTGGTAGATTTGTAAAGATACGGTGACCAAATTTGAGCTACGTTACCCAGTGAATTGATGGTAGCATAAGCTGCAGCTCTCTTGGCACGAGGTCTAGCGAAGGTTGAAGAGATCCAAGCGAGAGCGACATTGTAAGAACCAAACATCCCACCAATCATcaggaaaagagagaagtaTCGTGGAGCTGTCTTTGTGGTTGTCGTAGCGATAATGAATCCGACCATACCGAACACAATGGGAGTGAGCAGATGGAAACATCTCTCGGGCTTTCGATCagatgtatatgatattgTGAGAGCAAGGAAAGCAGCAAAGAGGTAAGGGGGCGCAGTGAGCAAGAGAGTGTTGACCTTGGACATGCCGAAAGTGGCGACCACGGTGGGAATGAATTGAGTAACGGCTCCGGCAGTGGTCTtggtgataatgatgataGCGAGAAGGTACAGCTTGTAATCCATGGCAGCGGCTTTGAAACTCTGGAAAAGAGTCATCGTCTCCTCGTCTCGTACACCAGCGTCCTTCTCCAAACGATACACGGCGATGGCCTTTTCACGGCTGGATAACCACTTTGTGGTGGCAGGATAATCGGGAAGAATAAAAGCGGAAGCAATGGCCGCTGCGACTGTTACAGCACCTTCAAGGATGAACATCCATCGCCAGGAGGAAAGCCCAGAGACACCGTTTAGGCCTTTTTGGATACCCGCACTGATGAGACCCGAGAAAGCTCCAGAGAGAAGTGATCCGGTGTACAGCTAAGAGGGACCCAGGCAATCAGGGTTTTGTGAAGACTTCGAGGAGGTGTCAACTTACGATGGACGTTCGAAATGCCAACTCTTTCTTTGTATACCACGATGAGAGAAGGAATAGAGCACCAGGGAAGTAAGGAGATTCGGTCACACCTAAGAAAAATCGGATAACAAGTAGATGATTGTAGTTGTCCGCAGCAGCTGTACATGCAGATACAGCTCCCCACAAAGCCACCCACACGGAGAGATAAATCGAAGGTCGAACTCGAGATAGGATAAGATTGGAGGGAATTTGACCCAGGATGTAACCGGCAAATAAAATGGAGACTGCGATGTTAAACTGGTCGCCTTTCAAGTGAAGATCTTTTTCCAGTCCTTGTACTCTGGCTGAAGCCAAAGCATTTCGATCGAGGTAGTTTAAGATCAAAAGAATGAACAACACAGGTAGAAGTCGGAGATCGATCTGCGTTTGAACGTGAATCAGTTCAAGGATGTTTGCCATCGAGAGGTGCTGGCTCAGAGGGAAAAAAACACACCTTTCGAACAAGTTTGGCGTGCGCAGCTGCATATTCTTCCTCTGAGAGACGTTTCAGAGCTTCAATttcttgatgaagaaggttagCCTCTCCCGCTTGGGTCGTGATGTAATCATCGACAGCCTCGACATGATCAAATTCGTTTTTGAAATCTGTGTCAGCCATAAACTCTCCCTGATTGGGTGTTGCCATAGAAGTGTTGAGTTTCGACATGTTGATGGACGAGAGTTTTATTGCCAAGATATGGTAAGTGTGCTCCACAAAAGAAGTGTTGGGGCTCCTGGGGAGAAAAGACTTCCtagcttgatcttcttcgccttATATATCTGCAGAGCACTCAGTTGGTCCAGCTTAGTGGAGTTTCTAATCTCCGGAAGCGATACGAGGTTGATTGGGGCACCTCTCAGGAATCGGTCTCACACGCAGGACGTTCAAGCGGGGAATGGTTCGTCCGCACCTCCGCCTAAGCAGTGAAGAGTGTCTCAGCTTAAATCGCGCATTCACTTACTTCCGCGCCGCGTTGTCAGTCATGTGCAACGGTGATTTCGGAGAAACGTTAGTCCACTTGTCTAGTCTGACTCGCCCATATATATGTCGCCCTGATGAGGGAAATCGATAATGCAACTCCACAAATCCACAAGAGATTATTGTAACTCATCAGTTTTACGATGTCTCCTATCGCTATTTACCCAGTCAATGAAACAGCTGCTTTCCCGGAGGGCTATGCAATCCAACGTGAGCACAAAGCAACTCCGAATTCATCGAGGACTGAATCATTCTCACTTGTCTTTGTACCCAATCTAGCCGAAAGAAAAAGCACTTATAAGATCGCACAAATCGGCGCTGATGGCATCGGCCCTGAAGTCATCGAAGCGGGTGTCCAAGCCGTTCACGCAGTAGCTAAGAAAGTTGGAACTTTCAATGTGGATTTCACCGAGCTGGATTGGTCTTCAGACAGATACAAGAAGACAGGAAGCTACGTACCAGCAGATTACATAGAAATCTTGAAGAAACATGACGCTATCTTGTAAGTTCTAGTTTTTAAGTCTCACAGACAGCCCCAGTGCTAATCAAACATATTAGCTTTGGTGCAGTCGGTGCTCCCGATGTCCCTGACCACATCTCCTTGTGGGGCTTGAGACTCGCAATCTGTCAACCCTACATGTATGCCAATGTACGGTGAGCAACAATTCCCCTTCACTATCGGTGACTAAGCTGACAGGGTATCTAGACGAACCAAAGTTCTTCCAGGTACCAGTTCTCCTCTCAAGAACCTTCAGCCGGGAGAACTGGATTGGTGTATCATCCGAGAGAACTCCGAAGGTGAATATGCTGGTCACGGTGGAAGATCTCACAGAAGTTTGGATCATGAGATTGGTACTGGTAAGTTTAGGCATACAACTGTACGTCGAAATATCCACATCTGACGTCTCTTCTTAGAGGTCACAATTTTCACTCGAACTGGAATCCGACGAATCGCCAGATATGCTTTTCAAGTCGCTCAATCTAGACCTCGAAAGCTTTTAACTTACGTTACAAAGTCAAATGCTATGAGAAATGGTATGGTACTCTGGGATGAAGTCATTAATGAAGTCTCAAAAGAATTCCCTGATGTTGTGAGTCAGATACTCACCGCGATTAATTGTCGAGGATCCAGCTGATCAGTTTACATAGACCATGGACCATATGCTTGTCGATGCGATGACCGTACGAATGACACTGCACCCTAAATCCCTCGACACCATCCTCGCTACCAACCTTCATGCCGACATCCTCTCCGATCTGGCCGCCGCTTTGGCCGGATCAATTGGAATAGCTCCTACGGCAAATATAGACCCATCTAGAACCATGCCTTCCATGTTTGAGCCAATTCACGGATCAGCATTCGATATCACTGGGATGGGCATCGCAAATCCCGTAGGAACATTCTGGAGTGCTTGTGAAATGCTCGATTGGCTTGGTGAACATGAGGCTTCCAAGATTCTCATGAAAGCCGTGGAACAAACTTGTGCCGATGGCATCTCGACAAGAGATTTAGGTGGTGCAGCCAATACGCAAGAAGTCACCGAAGCTGTAATTCAACGCATCAAAGCTTTGTGACCGTGGTGATTGGTGTTTCTTTATTTTGTATTCATGTATCTAGGATTAGCATCGTATCTATTTTACACAATCATGCACTCTTTGCCTCGTTCACTTCTCGAGTACTACATACATCCCCTCCAAAGTCAATCTGGAATTGCGATCACAGAGGCGCCTGAGGGTGACCCAAAGGTATATATCCTGGGGAATTATGTGAGCCATAGATTCGAGTCATAAGCGACGTAACGGATAGGTATCCTGATTCGGGCTTTTCGACAGATCAGAAAAACATTGGTTCAAAACTTGAATGGGATGCTCGATAGCTATGCATCACGGCACGATGTTCATAAGTTGATGAGAGATCTCCGAGGTAGGACCAGGGTGGAATTACTGGCAGATTGTGCATCGAAATACTATGGTGCAAAATACAGTTGAAACTAAAAAGAAAGCGGTACAGGCTACAGCACAGGAGATGGAGGCATTGATACATGATACGCCCATATGGATTCCGGCTCTAGGGCAAAAGTATCAAAATCGAAGTGAAAACAATCCGCAAAGTCGAAAGTCGGTTCTTCCGTGATTGGCATAGCCTGATTTTCATTCACACTAGGTATTATACTTGCCGAAGTGGTTTGCTATATTGAATGTTCGGTTGACAATCAGTCATTTACGAGGCAATGCAGACACATTGGATTCAAGGCTTACGTTGCCTATGTGAGCAGGATCTTCTCGCTCAATTAACGCTCGTACCACTCTACTAAACTTGTCCAACTTCGGCCATCGTTTGGCGAAATGCTCCAGAATTCTCAACGCTCGACGGAGATCCCGTATGAGCCTGAGGAAACGTGGTCCAATCAGTGTATAATCCCTCGAAAACCTTGTTCATGGTATGAAAACATCTCACCATGCGGCTGAACCATTACGAGCTCGTTCTCTCCTGGCTCCATAGACTAAAATCAAGCTCCCCAGAAATACCATGTCCACGTACCCAGGCCAATATAGACTATCGTTGTTCTTAAAGAAAGAGTTCGATAGGGTTGAGCATATGATTCGAACGGATCCTATAGCAGCCTGTAGAGCATGATCATGTTGAATCTGTGAAGGAGGCAGCGAAAGAGCTGGTCGATTTAGATTAACgatttgagaatgatatAAGCAGGTAAATAGGGTAGACATTTGACGACGAGGATCAAGAGGGGTTTTGGGTTTTTCCTAAGGTAATATGAATCAGGTAAAACATAGAATCTTGAGTGGGCGATGTGCGTACAGTATCTGCCTCGCAGTCCAGACCAATGTCATTCCACCAAGCATCAAGACTACTCCGCAAATGCAGAACCTCGTTCCCTGTTTCGGATAAATCAATATGATGTTGAGAAATATCATTATGAAACTGAAGACGTACCATCGATGATCCTATGGGAGACTGACTTGTTGAATTGTTCCATTGCTTGGCCTATCATTCGAGCCATGATACTGATTGAATATGCGGGAAGCAGGCGAGTTTTTGCTTGTATAGCAGCAACCTCGAGAATAGGCTGGTAGGTCACTGAAGGAAGCGTGTTCGACTGGGTGGACATGCAAGAAGCGTTATCTGGTGATATAACTTCACCTGTATCTTCGCCGGGGAATTTTCGCTTCGTCCCTCTAACGCGATGATCATCCGTcaggatgattgatggatttggaGGAGAAGCTGCTGGCTCGAAGGGAGGAGGTGCAGACCGTTTAGGCTTTGGTGGATCGACTTCCGATAACGTATGTTTTTCTGAACCTCCTGGAATACAGGTATCTATATCTGAGTCGTTCAACATGAGAGGAATACCGAAGTCGGCCGAGAGAAGTCTATCGAGGACGTAAAGGGAATAGAACACCCTTTTTCTCAGGTCTCTACCGGTAGCTTCAGTGAAAGTAGTAGCGTATCTCTCGGGACAACGGTGTAGACCAGCTTCGTATGCCAGCTCTTTGAACAAGTATCTATCAGCCACACCACTGTATGTTCAAGGAAATCAGCTAGACAGCTTACTGGTAATAACACCGGATAAATGCATAGCGGGCCGATACGTCCTTTTCACGTAGAATAGTAGCTCCATGGCAAGAAGGGCCTGTATACCGAACAGATCGTTGATTCTGGAATTTTGACATGCCCCGACCACCAAATGACCTAGCATTGTAGCTTGAGAAGTTGAATGTATTGTAGGTATTTTCGATGCACTGTTTACGTTGCTCTCGGTTTCATCAAGGCCCAATCCACCTATCGTAAATATGGCTAGAAAGATGGTTGTCAAAGCTAATGATTGTTCTGGAGTAAGGCCCtcgaaagctgatatctgatcaTATGTGATTCCGTTGTCACGACTATCAGGGTCACTTGATTGTACCATCTTATGTATCTCAGCTAATTTCACTGAATTGTTGAAGCATTGTAGCAAGTATGCTCCATCTAAGAACGGGAAAAGCGGATGCCATAACGCGAAATATCGATTAAGTCGGGTACGAAGTAACTCCTCTTCTAACATATCttttgatcgaagaagatatatctCGTATAATGCCGTTTCGTCTGAACGTGGTTCATCGTGATTGCGATGTATGAACGCATCTTCGATACCTGGATCAGGCGTTGGATGATCTTTGGAGATCAGATCTGATCGTACTGTATCAGCTAGATAAACTCCCGAAGCTGATCCAGCAAATCTTGGGAACCCATTCTATAAAGATTAAATGTCAGTACCACAACCGCTTCCCCCTATGGTGTGCACTCACAGGGCCGATGTAAAAGCGTCCTCGCTCATGTGTCGAAGTTTCCATGACCTCTCATATTTGCTTGGTGTTTCGTATTTCCGATAAAACGTGAAACACATTACATCTCCCTTGAACGAGCATGATCATCCTAGAACGAGCATGACCCACGAGACTCTCCTTGATGGTTTTTGCATGCATAGTTCGCAAATCACGTGTGTTACCCCACGCGCAGCTTTATTGGTGGTAAATCGGGTGGACTAACTTACCTCCGCACCTTGAGAATTCCAGACGTAGCGGCAAACCAGCGTCTTCATTCTCGGACCGGGAATAGTAAGCCGGAAATAGGATTGAAGAGGGATTATAAGGGTGCGTGCGAGTCCCTGACTAGGGCAGGAAACACGACAATTGTTCTCACTTTATGGAATGTCTACATCAGAAACAATAGATACCAGATTGACGTCTCATAAAGCTCAGCTTATAGCTGAGTTCATTGCAAAGCATCATGGACATGTAAAGGGCAGGGGTAGACCGTT
The nucleotide sequence above comes from Kwoniella europaea PYCC6329 chromosome 1, complete sequence. Encoded proteins:
- a CDS encoding tartrate dehydrogenase; the encoded protein is MSPIAIYPVNETAAFPEGYAIQPERKSTYKIAQIGADGIGPEVIEAGVQAVHAVAKKVGTFNVDFTELDWSSDRYKKTGSYVPADYIEILKKHDAIFFGAVGAPDVPDHISLWGLRLAICQPYMYANVRRTKVLPGTSSPLKNLQPGELDWCIIRENSEGEYAGHGGRSHRSLDHEIGTEVTIFTRTGIRRIARYAFQVAQSRPRKLLTYVTKSNAMRNGMVLWDEVINEVSKEFPDVTMDHMLVDAMTVRMTLHPKSLDTILATNLHADILSDLAAALAGSIGIAPTANIDPSRTMPSMFEPIHGSAFDITGMGIANPVGTFWSACEMLDWLGEHEASKILMKAVEQTCADGISTRDLGGAANTQEVTEAVIQRIKAL